A single Bicyclus anynana chromosome 19, ilBicAnyn1.1, whole genome shotgun sequence DNA region contains:
- the LOC112045259 gene encoding solute carrier family 41 member 1: MSSFVMNRAKSNNSKMVKHSKSIAEPVMTSDALRLITNEEKPPDIKYDKENSWITGVQMFVSLLLAGFGMVGASLLLDVVQHWPVFERVQEVVILVPALLGLKGNLEMTLASRLSTHAHLGHLDTNLSSLIVGNLCLVQCQAVLVGFLAAMAAVTMGWIPKGIFNVNHAMLLCASSVLTASFASFVLGLIMIAVIVVSKKININPDNVATPIAASLGDLTTLALLSWIASLLFRSIDTSTILPSIIITVGAILVPLCGYIAWKNPFTQQALDEGWVPVVSAMVISSAGGLILDYTVVNYEGIAVFQLVINGIGGNMVALHASRLSTLLHTGQKEGAVMGNTSKLLLLMVIPGQLIFIYTIGYIKAGHTSLTPIFTLVYMTAAILQVFLLLTISHYMVIWMWKLGLDPDNSAIPYLTALGDLLGTALLGIAFHLLYAIGDKDKDVGD; encoded by the coding sequence aTGAGTTCATTTGTGATGAATAGAGCTAAGAGCAATAATTCTAAAATGGTGAAACATTCTAAGTCTATCGCAGAACCAGTTATGACTTCAGATGCGTTACGGCTTATAACAAATGAGGAAAAACCACCTGATATTAAATATGACAAAGAAAATTCGTGGATCACTGGAGTGCAAATGTTTGTGTCGCTCTTACTTGCTGGATTCGGTATGGTTGGGGCCAGTTTATTGCTGGACGTTGTACAACATTGGCCAGTATTTGAACGAGTCCAAGAAGTGGTAATTTTAGTACCTGCTCTACTAGGCTTGAAGGGAAATTTGGAAATGACATTAGCATCACGACTCTCCACTCACGCACATTTAGGACATCTTGATACGAACTTAAGCTCTCTTATTGTTGGCAACCTCTGTCTTGTGCAATGCCAAGCTGTCTTAGTTGGTTTTTTAGCTGCAATGGCAGCTGTGACTATGGGATGGATACCTAAAggaatttttaatgttaatcaTGCAATGTTGCTCTGTGCATCAAGTGTACTTACTGCATCATTTGCCAGTTTCGTCCTTGGTTTAATTATGATAGCTGTGATTGTTGTGTccaaaaagataaatataaatcctGATAATGTAGCCACACCTATAGCAGCTAGTCTTGGAGACTTGACAACATTGGCACTATTATCTTGGATAGCTTCATTGTTGTTCCGTTCAATTGATACAAGTACTATATTGCcaagtattattattactgtAGGTGCCATACTAGTGCCATTGTGTGGTTATATTGCATGGAAGAATCCCTTCACACAACAAGCTTTGGACGAGGGATGGGTGCCAGTTGTTTCAGCCATGGTAATAAGTAGTGCTGGGGGATTAATTTTAGACTATACAGTGGTCAATTATGAAGGTATAGCTGTATTCCAATTAGTTATAAATGGAATAGGTGGGAACATGGTTGCACTTCATGCTTCAAGATTGTCAACTTTGTTGCATACAGGCCAAAAGGAAGGTGCTGTAATGGGGAACACTAGTAAACTGTTATTGTTAATGGTGATCCCTGGAcagttgatatttatttatacaataggGTATATAAAAGCTGGTCATACATCCTTGACTCCAATTTTTACCTTAGTTTATATGACTGCTGCCATATTGCAGGTGTTTCTACTACTTACAATTAGTCATTACATGGTTATATGGATGTGGAAATTGGGTTTGGATCCTGATAATTCTGCTATTCCATATTTGACTGCTTTAGGTGACTTACTCGGAACAGCATTATTGGGTATTGCTTTCCACTTACTTTATGCTATAGGAGATAAGGATAAAGATGTAGGTGactga
- the LOC112045260 gene encoding 60S ribosomal protein L37a, translating to MAKRTKKVGITGKYGTRYGASLRKMVKKMEVTQHAKYTCSFCGKDAMKRSCVGIWSCKRCKRTVAGGAWVFSTTAASSCRSAVRRLREVK from the exons ATG GCAAAACGTACGAAAAAGGTTGGAATTACTGGAAAATATGGCACACGTTACGGTGCCTCCCTCCGTAAAATGGTTAAGAAGATGGAAGTCACCCAACACGCAAAATATACTTGCTCTTTCTGTGGAAAG GATGCCATGAAGCGCAGCTGTGTTGGCATCTGGTCTTGCAAGCGCTGTAAAAGGACAGTAGCGGGCGGTGCCTGGGTTTTCTCCACCACCGCAGCTTCATCCTGCAGGTCAGCTGTCAGAAGGTTGCGTGAAGTCAAGTAA